The following proteins are co-located in the Salvelinus namaycush isolate Seneca chromosome 31, SaNama_1.0, whole genome shotgun sequence genome:
- the ccdc62 gene encoding coiled-coil domain-containing protein 62, giving the protein MDQGSRRTFNPNGGSGHSSSHSYFVTPWDPWHSTPVKKKNVGASIEEPSLVSTSAQSEGQKMASQSARSPPSLSPTGSLYTQPPSLSLPLLQDRKPLGEMESATIQRQRRELQLLICELKDRDQELNTMAAAHHKQLTAWEQDRQRVLTLEQRCARLEDELQKRNEVIRAVTKRVHVVEAREKEGHRELNSTQQQLLELGKKQQYTSQHCHDLKEKNQSLNSTVMSLSAQLGSLQVRGEELSTMLRLKDKDVTEATNHIVDLSGRLREMEGSLKESHTREARVLREVEEHKRRYREARHENTRLKEELQQQVTEGSAQREDIIRLKQEGQLLRRELALSGEGESWKDELLGLSRSKQERTESELHCLRQVCENQQNDLQLLQLNLESTREALKQAEGQGPHGSQGDLTCVYLDSPSPSSRSRRSLGLANDSASPTTANERGVVNGNLGGLFAALDDEDQRSSTNNLQRLLAESRQMVASLERTTLQPLCPSQSPASNCDAIISLSIGQNSGNSSHGNHSRNCDRHNHSNPDHYPNQSSTYTTRPSQTSRLDGDTPPRNTQPFQRNEEPGGL; this is encoded by the exons ATGGACCAAGGCAGTAGAAGAACATTCAATCCAAATGGAGGATCTGGACACTCATCATCACACAGctattttg TCACTCCATGGGATCCCTGGCACAGCACACCTGTGAAAAAG AAGAATGTGGGAGCTTCTATCGAGGAGCCTTCCCTAGTGTCCACCTCAGCTCAGAGTGAGGGACAGAAGatggccagccagtcagccagaagTCCCCCAAGCCTCAGTCCCACAGGAAGCCTCTACACCCAAcccccctccctgtctctacccCTCCTACAGGACAGAAAG CCTCTTGGTGAGATGGAGAGTGCCACCATCCAAAGGCAGAGGCGGGAGCTGCAGCTGCTGATTTGTGAACTGAAAGACCGGGACCAGGAGCTCAACACCATGGCTGCTGCCCACCACAAGCAGCTCACTGCCTGGGAACAAGACCGCCAGAGAGTCCTGACCCTGGAGCAGAGGTGTGCTCGcctggagg ATGAGCTTCAGAAGCGTAATGAGGTGATCAGAGCTGTAACTAAGAGGGTTCATGTCGTGGAGGCCCGGGAGAAGGAAGGCCACAGGGAGCTCAACTCTACCCAGCAACAGCTGCTCGAGCTGGGGAAGAAACAGCAGTACACCAGCCAACACTGTCACGACCTGaag GAGAAGAACCAAAGTCTGAACTCCACAGTGATGTCTCTGTCAGCCCAGCTGGGCTCTCTGCAAGTCAGAGGGGAGGAGCTCAGCACCATGCTCAGACTCAAG GACAAGGATGTGACGGAGGCAACCAATCACATCGTAGATCTGTCTGGACGTCTGCGGGAGATGGAGGGGTCGCTGAAGGAGAGTCACACACGGGAAGCCAGGGTGCTCAGGGAGGTCGAGGAGCACAAACGGCGATACAGAGAGGCCCGGCACGAGAACACACGGCTCAAAG AGGAGTTACAGCAGCAGGTGACAGAGGGCAGTGCCCAGAGAGAGGACATCATCCGTCTGAAACAGGAAGGACAGCTGCTGCGCAGGGAGCTGGCTCTCTCGG GTGAGGGGGAGAGCTGGAAGGATGAGCTGCTGGGATTGTCTCGTTCCAAGCAGGAGCGCACAGAGTCGGAGCTGCACTGTCTACGCCAG GTGTGTGAGAACCAGCAGAATGACCTGCAGCTGCTTCAGTTGAACCTGGAGAgcacccgggaggccctgaaaCAGGCTGAGGGACAGGGGCCACATGGGAG CCAAGGTGATCTCACCTGTGTGTACCTGGATAGCCCCTCCCCTTCCTCACGGAGTAGGAGGAGCCTCGGTCTTGCGAATGACTCCGCCTCTCCAACAACCGCCAATGAACGAGGTGTTGTCAACGGCAACCTGGGAGGCCTTTTTGCAGCTTTAGACGAT GAGGACCAGCGTTCCTCCACCAATAATCTACAAAGGCTGCTAGCTGAGTCTCGTCAGATGGTGGCTAGCCTGGAACGCACAACCCTACAACCTTTATGCCCCTCCCAGAGCCCGGCCTCTAACTGTGACGCTATCATCAGCCTCAGCATCGGCCAAAACAGTGGCAACAGTAGCCATGGAAACCACAGTCGTAACTGTGACAGACATAATCACAGCAATCCCGATCACTACCCCAACCAGAGCTCCACCTACACCACAAGACCCAGTCAAACAAGCCGG CTGGATGGTGATACTCCACCCAGGAACACTCAGCCCTTCCAGAGGAACGAGGAACCTGGGGGGCTATAG
- the LOC120025611 gene encoding huntingtin-interacting protein 1-related protein-like, whose protein sequence is MSSSKPKNKSENKTEKQLAAEKEQFGKLQLHSISKSITSSETPLKEKYARSIIMGTHKEGGATTFWSFIINLPLSSNAIISWKFCYMLHKVLRDGHHNAVRDSHRYSRNVKDMGVLWGNLHDRYGHIVALSAKFLSIKMEFHVKHKVIPGNLEAADETVEREAGTDVNKIFDMTHELLDYLDAALKMSETVWRQLDANAGKSTTPAGQCRLGPLIPVILDCSWLYHFSVKLLFKLHSCVSADSLLGHRERFRDLFNSLTKLFDRARETEFFKKVIQIPDLPDSPPNFLRASALAEYVRPVVVMPNEEPYEEVEAAPDYSQAPQMPQQPYNMLSQLGAPDAGFDQRRSPSPALTEAETLRKELEVIKPELQLFKTEAQRCVTQLKSQVNRLEAELEDQRTHKQMALVDNEHLRMEVGALRQATVALPGVQAGYQEADGRAQAAELRFSQLKERHAELVTSHADLLKKNADTVRFLSSTQQNQEELATAKQQLASEVDLLRQENRLKLAINAEQRVEIDRLKRELEQSRAEVSRANNALQNKEMTGSQMNSVLMVLQTEREGLLRSVREKDAELSSLRQQAQLQRSSLEQDNDRTSREMASLRQQLQQQASREGELTRKLQEEQFCLLQCAVVEAEGIILDAVSKLDDPIHVRCICSPDYLVNRAEITLGSLDKMQQSHVVYLGNMDDASGLLRAVTQFSHLASDTIVNGGATAHSAPTDQADRLTDSCREASTHCLQFLHELKSRATLQRADPTTIRYVMQRILTMGQDLRLQGQDVLKEELGEMVDKEMTATSTAIEEAVLRMDEILNQARRDTSGVKLEVNQSILGSCSDLMKAIHMLVTAATDLQKDIVESGRGAASVKEFYAKNSCWTEGLISASKSVGWGATQMLDSADKVVTSGGKYEELIVCSHEIAASTAQLVAASKVKADRNSKKLSTLQQASRHVNDMAAIVVTSTNHGQRQITEREPMDFSGISLIKVKTQEIESQVKLLELENQLEQERVRLGELRKKHYQLSGTGTPHGGEVEGGDRDDGGDSFPPPPPPTLLPPSTLLPQPYLNTQPFSQTQPDSQLSAQSYSPPKSYSHTQPYSQTKPYSEPESYSQPPLSQPLSQPLSQPLSQPLSQPLSQPLSQPLSQPLSQPLSQPLSQPESLPLPNNSVEFAKPTHTSKKPSIFQKTGTLFSKFRRVSILRVSSTLPVLLMTSVATPNVQSVFPLTVTSLRRIPAFPETLMDRSDLPE, encoded by the exons ATGAGCTCGAGTAAACCGAAAAACAAAAGCGAGAATAAAACGGAGAAGCAATTGGCTGCGGAGAAAGAACAGTTTGGAAAACTACAG CTCCACAGCATCAGTAAAAGCATCACCTCCAGTGAGACACCGCTGAAGGAGAAATATGCACGCAGT ATCATCATGGGGACCCATAAGGAGGGCGGAGCCACGACGTTCTGGTCGTTCATCATCAACCTGCCGCTCTCCTCCAACGCCATCATCAGCTGGAAGTTCTGCTACATGCTGCACAAAGTCCTCCGGGACGGACACCATAAC gctGTGAGAGACTCTCATAGATACAGCAGAAACGTCAAAGACATGGGCGTACTCTGG GGGAACTTACATGATAGGTACGGCCATATTGTGGCCCTTTCGGCCAAGTTCTTGTCCATCAAAATGGAGTTCCATGTGAAG cacaaggttatTCCAGGTAACCTGGAGGCCGCAGATGAGACggtggagagagaggcaggaactGACGTCAACAAAAT ATTTGATATGACCCATGAGCTGTTAGATTACCTGGACGCTGCTCTGAAAATGTCAGAGACAG TTTGGCGGCAGCTGGATGCCAACGCGGGCAAGTCCACCACTCCGGCCGGGCAGTGTCGTCTGGGACCTCTAATTCCTGTTATACTGGACTGCAGCTGGCTCTACCACTTCTCTGTCAAACTGCTGTTCAAACTGCACAGCT GTGTTTCAGCTGACTCTCTTCTCGGACACCGGGAGAGATTCCGTGATCTGTTCAACAG CCTCACTAAGTTATTTGATCGAGCCAGAGAGACGGAGTTCTTCAAAAAAGTTATTCAGATCCCTGACCTGCCAGAT TCTCCTCCGAACTTCCTGCGTGCCTCTGCACTGGCGGAGTACGTGCGGCCGGTGGTGGTGATGCCCAATGAGGAGCCTTATGAAGAAGTCGAGGCGGCGCCAGACTACAGCCAAGCGCCCCAGATGCCACAG CAACCGTACAACATGTTAAGTCAGCTGGGAGCTCCTGATGCTGGATTTGATCAAAG AAGATCTCCGTCTCCAGCTCTGACGGAGGCAGAGACTCTGAGGAAGGAGCTGGAGGTCATCAAACCAGAGCTGCAGCTTTTCaaaacagag GCTCAGAGGTGTGTGACCCAGCTGAAGTCTCAGGTGAACAGGCTGGAAGCAGAGCTGGAGGACCAGAGGACCCATAAGCAGATGGCTTTGGTGGACAATGAACACCTACGCATGGAGGTAGGGGCCTTACGACAGGCCACCGTCGCCCTACCAGGGGTACAGGCTGGATACCAGGAAGCTGATG GTCGAGCCCAGGCAGCTGAGCTGCGTTTTTCTCAGCTCAAAGAGCGACACGCTGAACTGGTCACCAGCCACGCTGATCTACTGAAGAAG AATGCAGACAcagtcaggttcttgtccagcaCCCAGCAGAACCAGGAGGAATTGGCAACGGCCAAACAGCAGCTGGCCAGTGAGGTGGACCTCCTTCGACAGGAGAATAGACTCAAG CTGGCTATAAACGCAGAGCAGAGAGTGGAGATTGACAGGCTGAAGCGAGAGCTGGAGCAGAGTCGAGCGGAGGTGTCACGCGCTAACAATGCCCTGCAGAACAAGGAGATG ACTGGTTCTCAgatgaacagtgtcctgatggttctccagaccgagagagaggggCTGCTGCGCTCTGTGAGGGAGAAAGATGCTGAGCTGTCCTCTTTAAGGCAGCAGGCACAGCTCCAACGCAGCTCTCTGGAGCAGGACAACGACAGGACATCCAGAGAGATGGCCAGTCTGAGGCAACAGCTACAGCAACAG GCATCTCGTGAGGGTGAGCTGACCAGGAAGCTGCAGGAGGAACAGTTCTGTCTGCTCCAGTGTGCCGTGGTGGAGGCTGAAGGCATCATACTGGACGCTGTGTCCAAACTGGACGACCCCATACACGTACGCTGCATCTGCTCTCCAGATTACCTGGTGAACCGAGCTGAGATCACCCTGGGTTCTTTGGACAAGATGCAGCAGAGTCACGTGGTCTACCTGGGAAATATGGACG ATGCCAGTGGTCTTCTGAGGGCTGTGACACAGTTCTCCCATCTGGCTTCTGACACCATCGTCAACGGAGGAGCTACAGCACACAGTGCTCCTACTGACCAGGCCGACC gtcTGACTGACAGTTGTAGAGAAGCTTCCACCCACTGTCTGCAGTTCCTACATGAGCTGAAGTCCAGAGCCACGTTACAGAGAGCCGACCCTACTACGATACGCTATGTAATGCAACGTATACTCACTATGGGACAG GATCTGCGTCTTCAAGGGCAGGATGTTCTAAAAGAGGAGCTGGGGGAAATGGTGGATAAAGAGATGACTGCTACCTCTACTGCAATAGAGGAGGCTGTACTCCGCATGGAC GAGATCCTGAACCAGGCCAGGAGAGACACGTCTGGGGTCAAACTGGAGGTCAACCAGAG catCCTTGGCTCCTGTTCAGACCTAATGAAGGCCATCCACATGCTGGTGACAGCTGCCACTGACCTGCAGAAAGATATTGTGGAAAGCGGCAGA GGGGCAGCATCAGTGAAGGAGTTCTATGCTAAGAACTCCTGTTGGACTGAAGGCCTCATCTCTGCCTCCAAGTCAGTGGGCTGGGGCGCCACTCAGATGCT AGACTCGGCTGACAAGGTGGTAACTAGCGGGGGTAAATACGAGGAGCTCATCGTCTGTTCTCATGAGATCGCTGCTAGTACCGCCCAGCTGGTCGCTGCCTCCAAG GTGAAGGCGGACCGCAACAGCAAGAAGCTGTCGACGCTGCAGCAGGCCTCGAGACACGTCAACGACATGGCTGCCATAGTGGTGACCTCCACCAATCACGGACAGAGGCAGATCACTGAGAGAG AACCCATGGACTTCTCAGGCATCTCCCTGATCAAAGTGAAGACTCAAGAGATTGAGTCTCAG GTGAAGTTGTTGGAGCTGGAGAATCAGCTGGAACAGGAGAGAGTTCGTCTGGGAGAGCTGAGGAAGAAACACTACCAGCTGTCTGGGACTGGTACACCCCACgggggggaggtggaggggggagacagggacGACGGGGGAGACAGCTtcccaccccctccccctccaacCCTCTTACCaccctccaccctgctgcccCAGCCCTacctaaacacacagcccttcTCACAGACACAACCCGACTCACAACTATCAGCTCAGTCCTACTCACCACCCAAGTCCTACTCACACACTCAACCCTATTCACAAACAAAGCCTTACTCTGAACCTGAATCCTACTCACAGCCT CCTCTGTCCCAGCCTCTGTCCCAGCCTCTGTCCCAGCCTCTGTCCCAGCCTCTGTCCCAGCCTCTGTCCCAGCCTCTGTCCCAGCCTCTGTCCCAGCCTCTGTCCCAGCCTCTCTCCCAGCCTCTGTCCCAGCCCGAGTCCCTTCCCCTTCCAAATAACTCAGTAGAATTCGCCAAGCCAACCCACACTTCAAAGAAACCTTCCatcttccagaaaacaggaaccCTGTTTAGTAAG TTCCGAAGAG TATCCATTCTCAGGGTTAGTAGCACACTGCCCGTCCTGTTGATGACCTCTGTGGCCACTCCTAACGTCCAGTCAGTCTTCCCCCTCACCGTCACCTCCCTGAGGAGAATCCCTGCTTTTCCAGAAACACTGATGGACAGGTCAGATCTTCCTGAGTAG